A single genomic interval of Streptomyces sp. BA2 harbors:
- the pdxR gene encoding MocR-like pyridoxine biosynthesis transcription factor PdxR, with amino-acid sequence MSLTLGTDAARFKVHFRGLFGDHFPGPVRGPLSGSRPSVTLRRRIPVASSSGEVPGTAAWELLLPAAAAPARSRGRSLQSALRDAVRSGRLAPGTRLPSSRELAADLGVSRGLVTEAYEQLTAEGYLRSDRGAGTWVGGAARKAARGARDLAPRPVHARVDFIAGTPDLSLFPRAAWAAAHRGVLAELPHHALGYPDPRGLPRLRTAIAELLVRRRGVVADPEAIVVCSGVAQAMALVGFVLHARGVRVVGVEDPGSPQHGDLFASADVATVPVPLDDEGVVTGVLRERGLRAVVTTPAHQFPLGIGYSARRRTELLDWARAVDGLVIEDDYDGDFRYDRAPVGALQGLDPEHVAYTGSVSKSLAPGLRLGWLLVPESMTDEVVARKRMMDLGNPALDQAVLARFVERGDYDRQLRRCQRAYRERRDALVAALDEHFPGTEVTGIAAGLHVIARLPERRGPQDDFLRRASAAGVAVRPLSDYGSADGSGVCLVLGYAHLAPARIAEGVRLLAEAAQGRGDAPVTAPH; translated from the coding sequence ATGTCCCTGACGCTAGGAACGGACGCGGCCCGGTTTAAGGTCCACTTCCGGGGCCTGTTCGGGGACCACTTTCCGGGTCCGGTTCGGGGACCACTTTCCGGGTCCCGGCCGTCCGTCACTCTCAGGAGGCGCATCCCGGTGGCATCAAGTTCGGGCGAGGTACCTGGCACGGCCGCCTGGGAGCTGCTGCTCCCCGCCGCGGCCGCCCCGGCCCGCAGCCGTGGCCGCAGTCTCCAGTCGGCGCTGCGCGATGCGGTCAGGTCCGGTCGGCTCGCGCCGGGGACGCGGCTGCCGTCGAGCCGTGAGCTAGCCGCCGATCTGGGCGTCTCACGGGGGCTTGTCACAGAGGCGTACGAGCAGTTGACGGCCGAGGGCTATCTGCGCAGCGACCGCGGCGCGGGCACCTGGGTGGGCGGCGCGGCGCGGAAGGCCGCACGAGGCGCACGCGATCTGGCGCCGCGTCCCGTCCACGCGCGCGTGGACTTCATCGCGGGCACCCCCGACCTGTCCCTGTTCCCGCGCGCCGCGTGGGCGGCCGCGCACCGCGGCGTCCTTGCCGAACTCCCCCACCACGCACTCGGCTACCCGGACCCGCGGGGCCTGCCCCGGCTGCGTACGGCCATCGCCGAACTGCTCGTACGCCGCCGGGGCGTGGTCGCGGACCCGGAGGCGATCGTCGTCTGCTCCGGCGTGGCGCAGGCCATGGCGCTGGTCGGTTTCGTGCTGCACGCGCGCGGGGTGCGCGTCGTCGGCGTCGAGGACCCCGGAAGCCCGCAGCACGGCGATCTGTTCGCATCGGCGGACGTCGCCACGGTGCCGGTGCCCCTCGACGACGAGGGTGTCGTCACCGGCGTACTGAGGGAGCGGGGCCTGCGCGCGGTCGTCACCACGCCCGCCCATCAGTTCCCCCTGGGCATCGGCTACTCGGCGCGGCGGCGCACCGAACTCCTGGACTGGGCACGGGCCGTGGACGGTCTGGTCATCGAGGACGACTACGACGGTGACTTCCGCTACGACCGCGCCCCGGTCGGCGCGCTGCAAGGACTCGACCCCGAACACGTCGCGTACACGGGCTCGGTCAGCAAGTCGCTCGCTCCGGGTCTTCGACTCGGCTGGCTGCTCGTGCCGGAGTCGATGACCGATGAGGTCGTCGCCCGCAAGCGCATGATGGACCTAGGCAATCCGGCGCTCGACCAGGCGGTGCTCGCGCGCTTCGTGGAACGCGGCGACTACGACCGCCAGTTGCGCCGCTGTCAGCGTGCTTACCGGGAGCGCAGGGACGCACTCGTCGCGGCGCTCGACGAGCACTTTCCGGGTACGGAGGTGACCGGCATCGCCGCCGGACTGCACGTCATCGCCCGGCTGCCCGAACGCCGGGGTCCGCAGGACGACTTCCTGCGGCGGGCCTCCGCGGCCGGGGTCGCGGTCCGCCCGCTGAGCGACTACGGCTCGGCGGACGGCTCGGGGGTGTGCCTCGTGCTCGGCTACGCCCATCTCGCACCCGCCCGGATCGCCGAGGGGGTGCGGCTCCTCGCCGAGGCGGCTCAGGGGCGTGGTGACGCTCCGGTGACAGCACCTCATTAG
- a CDS encoding S8 family peptidase — translation MCVTRADAGVRITPTGATATADVSVSGLDAVAAQEDVTIRPLFGADQERLRAQTGATADGPGAGADEATLEILDRMGLFFHVDAPADQLEALAERLRASDAVEGAYVKPGAALAVTDQKKKSGETELPPLNDMQPTGADAPPVTPDFTARQGYLDAAPGGVDARYAWTLPGGRGAGVRVIDCEWGWRFTHEDLRLNQGGIVSGTGSTDTDHGTAVLGEIGGDVNAFGITGIAPDTITSASAFSIPTATAIRNAADRLGPGDIILLEIHRAGPHATGVGQVGYIAVEWWPDDYLAIRYAVNKGITVVEAAGNGAEDLDHADYDTPRAGFPSWWRNPFRRTTLDAGAVIVGAGAPPPGTHGRQHGPDRSRLDFSNYGACVDAQGWGREVTTTGYGDLQAGDNQDFWYTDRFSGTSSASPIVVGALAGTQGILRANRRIPLSPSRARQLLRATGSPQQDAPGRPATQRIGRRPDLRQLVPAALQTSSWVGVQFRGTLAGNRTGRWFTFNWPAHWHVVWTVVPTSPRPGAPQIRWRVRVERANDTYATYWIDVTNLVADSVDFEARFAVLGW, via the coding sequence GTGTGCGTCACGCGCGCCGACGCCGGGGTACGCATCACCCCGACCGGCGCGACCGCCACGGCGGACGTCTCCGTGAGCGGTCTCGACGCGGTGGCGGCCCAGGAGGACGTCACCATCAGGCCGCTGTTCGGCGCGGACCAGGAGAGGCTGCGCGCCCAGACGGGGGCTACCGCTGACGGCCCCGGCGCCGGGGCCGACGAGGCCACCCTTGAGATCCTCGACCGGATGGGGCTCTTCTTCCATGTAGACGCTCCGGCCGACCAGTTGGAGGCGCTGGCCGAGCGGCTCCGCGCGTCGGACGCCGTGGAGGGCGCCTACGTCAAGCCCGGCGCCGCCCTCGCCGTCACCGACCAGAAGAAGAAGAGCGGGGAGACCGAGCTCCCACCGCTCAACGACATGCAGCCGACGGGCGCCGACGCGCCGCCCGTGACCCCCGACTTCACCGCCCGCCAGGGCTATCTCGACGCGGCTCCAGGCGGCGTCGACGCCCGCTACGCGTGGACCCTGCCGGGCGGGCGTGGCGCCGGTGTCCGGGTGATCGACTGCGAGTGGGGCTGGCGCTTCACCCACGAGGACCTGCGGCTGAACCAGGGCGGCATCGTCTCGGGCACCGGAAGCACGGACACCGATCACGGCACCGCGGTGCTCGGCGAGATCGGCGGGGACGTCAACGCGTTCGGGATCACCGGGATCGCGCCGGACACCATCACCAGCGCGTCCGCCTTCTCCATCCCCACGGCCACGGCGATCAGGAACGCCGCCGACCGCCTCGGCCCCGGCGACATCATCCTCCTTGAGATCCACCGCGCGGGGCCGCACGCGACCGGCGTCGGGCAGGTGGGGTACATCGCCGTCGAGTGGTGGCCGGACGACTATCTGGCGATCCGCTACGCCGTCAACAAGGGCATCACCGTCGTCGAGGCGGCGGGCAACGGCGCGGAGGACCTGGACCACGCCGACTACGACACCCCGAGGGCGGGCTTCCCCTCCTGGTGGCGCAACCCCTTCCGGCGCACCACCCTCGACGCCGGCGCCGTGATCGTCGGTGCCGGGGCGCCGCCGCCCGGCACCCACGGCCGCCAGCACGGCCCCGACCGCTCCCGCCTCGACTTCTCCAACTACGGCGCCTGCGTGGACGCCCAGGGCTGGGGACGCGAGGTGACCACCACCGGCTACGGCGACCTCCAGGCGGGCGACAACCAGGACTTCTGGTACACGGACCGGTTCAGCGGTACGTCCAGTGCCTCGCCGATCGTGGTGGGCGCCCTGGCCGGCACCCAGGGCATCCTGCGCGCGAACCGCCGTATCCCGCTGTCGCCATCGCGGGCCAGGCAGCTGCTGCGCGCCACCGGCTCACCGCAGCAGGACGCGCCCGGCCGCCCGGCGACCCAGCGCATCGGCAGGCGGCCCGATCTGCGGCAGCTCGTCCCCGCGGCGCTCCAGACCAGCAGCTGGGTCGGCGTCCAGTTCCGGGGCACCCTCGCCGGGAACCGAACCGGCCGCTGGTTCACCTTCAACTGGCCCGCCCACTGGCATGTGGTGTGGACGGTCGTCCCGACGAGTCCCCGCCCCGGCGCCCCGCAGATCCGCTGGAGGGTCAGGGTCGAGCGGGCCAACGACACCTACGCGACGTACTGGATCGACGTGACGAACCTCGTGGCCGACTCGGTCGACTTCGAGGCCCGGTTCGCGGTTCTCGGATGGTGA
- a CDS encoding VOC family protein, with translation MPVNGQSHIRIARPSRDLAVAERFWVTGLGLDVVWRSEGGGAPGEHDLLMVGWPDAPWHLELVHEAGKPVLPRPTEEDLLVIYLDEPVPEDLVARLEAHGGTRVKSPNPYWNEWGVTIEDPDGYRLVLCTRAWANS, from the coding sequence ATGCCTGTCAACGGTCAGAGCCACATCCGTATCGCCCGCCCGTCCCGCGACCTCGCGGTGGCCGAGCGGTTCTGGGTGACGGGCCTCGGCCTGGACGTCGTATGGCGTTCGGAGGGCGGCGGTGCTCCCGGAGAGCACGACCTGCTCATGGTCGGCTGGCCGGACGCCCCCTGGCACCTCGAACTCGTCCACGAGGCCGGGAAGCCGGTCCTGCCCCGCCCCACGGAGGAGGACCTCCTCGTCATCTACCTCGACGAGCCCGTCCCCGAGGACCTGGTGGCCCGCCTGGAGGCGCACGGCGGCACGCGCGTGAAGTCGCCCAACCCGTACTGGAACGAGTGGGGCGTCACCATCGAGGACCCGGACGGCTACCGCCTGGTGCTCTGCACGCGCGCGTGGGCCAACTCCTGA
- a CDS encoding alkaline phosphatase D family protein encodes MSHPQPSPSPRRRSVLRGSLAVPAALAVPSLAGAAPAFARSGRPRAEWGVQAGDVTAHAGLVWVRSDRPARMIVETSATESFRNPTRWKGPVLGPDTDFTGTTRLRGLPAGEQIHYRVVLADPDDPRRTGEPVTGTFRTTPKGRKEGVRLLWSGDIAGQGWGINPDRGGWRVFDEMRRRDPDFFLCSGDNIYADGPILPSVTLPDGSVWRNVTTEEKSKVAESLAEFRGAFRYNLLDENVRRFNAQVPSIVQWDDHEVRNNWYPGQILTDPRYTEKNVDVLAERSLRAFSEYYPISTLPPGDEDGRVYRVQRHGPLLDVFVLDMRSYRNANSPGRQPDDTTGILGARQLQWLKRELSRSRATWKVIASDMPLGLVVPDGSANFEAVAQGDPGAPLGRELQIAELLRHIKHRKITGTLWLTADVHYTSAQHYDPSRAAFKDFAPFWEFVSGPLAAGGFQALKLDGTFGAEQRFVKAPNRANTSPAETPQYFGEVDIDGGSGELTVRLRQEDGAVLFTKVLSPGRVGQQ; translated from the coding sequence ATGTCACACCCTCAGCCGAGCCCGTCCCCTCGCCGCCGCAGTGTGCTGCGCGGCTCGCTCGCCGTACCGGCGGCGCTGGCCGTGCCGTCACTCGCCGGGGCCGCTCCGGCGTTCGCCCGGTCGGGTCGCCCGCGGGCCGAGTGGGGTGTGCAGGCCGGTGACGTGACGGCGCACGCGGGCCTGGTGTGGGTACGTTCCGACCGTCCGGCCCGCATGATCGTGGAGACGTCCGCCACGGAGTCGTTCCGCAACCCCACCCGCTGGAAGGGCCCGGTGCTCGGCCCGGACACCGACTTCACCGGGACGACACGGCTGCGCGGGCTGCCCGCGGGCGAGCAGATCCACTACCGCGTGGTCCTGGCCGACCCCGACGACCCCAGACGCACCGGCGAGCCGGTCACCGGCACGTTCCGTACGACACCGAAGGGGCGCAAGGAGGGGGTGCGCCTCCTGTGGTCGGGTGACATCGCGGGCCAGGGGTGGGGCATCAACCCGGACCGCGGCGGCTGGCGCGTCTTCGACGAGATGCGCCGCAGGGACCCGGACTTCTTCCTGTGCAGCGGCGACAACATCTACGCCGACGGGCCCATCCTGCCGAGCGTCACCCTCCCCGACGGCAGCGTGTGGCGGAACGTGACCACGGAGGAGAAGTCGAAGGTCGCCGAGTCGCTCGCGGAGTTCCGTGGCGCCTTCCGCTACAACCTCCTCGACGAGAACGTGCGGCGCTTCAACGCGCAGGTGCCCTCCATCGTCCAGTGGGACGACCACGAGGTGCGCAACAACTGGTACCCGGGACAGATCCTGACCGACCCCCGCTACACGGAGAAGAACGTGGACGTACTCGCCGAGCGCTCCCTGCGGGCGTTCAGCGAGTACTACCCGATCTCGACGCTCCCGCCGGGCGACGAGGACGGGCGGGTCTACCGCGTGCAGCGGCACGGCCCCCTTCTCGACGTGTTCGTCCTGGACATGCGCTCGTACCGCAACGCCAACTCGCCCGGCCGGCAGCCCGACGACACCACCGGCATCCTGGGTGCCCGGCAACTGCAGTGGCTGAAGCGTGAGTTGTCGCGCTCGCGCGCCACCTGGAAGGTCATCGCCTCCGACATGCCGCTGGGCCTCGTCGTACCGGACGGGTCGGCGAACTTCGAGGCGGTCGCGCAGGGCGACCCGGGCGCGCCGCTGGGCCGCGAGCTGCAGATCGCCGAGCTGCTTCGGCACATCAAGCACCGTAAGATCACCGGAACCCTGTGGCTGACGGCCGACGTGCACTACACGTCGGCGCAGCACTACGACCCCTCGCGTGCGGCTTTCAAGGACTTCGCGCCGTTCTGGGAGTTCGTGTCGGGGCCGCTGGCGGCGGGCGGCTTCCAGGCCCTCAAGCTCGACGGGACGTTCGGCGCCGAGCAGCGCTTCGTCAAGGCGCCGAACCGCGCCAACACCTCTCCGGCCGAGACCCCGCAGTACTTCGGCGAGGTCGACATCGACGGCGGCAGCGGGGAGCTGACCGTGCGGCTGCGCCAGGAGGACGGCGCGGTGCTGTTCACGAAGGTGCTGTCGCCGGGTCGGGTGGGGCAGCAGTGA
- a CDS encoding GNAT family N-acetyltransferase — MSADMPDVTRTKHGRPVHHWRRDLVELAALFTAVAVADAVANMIGHGPDGPALLVISAVALLATVGFHTWWARRHNHAPPTGDDTGARPLTAGQQTGAVEQAGPMERAGAIATESSAGATALWRMRTTVRDEPGSLASLCTALAHGKVDILSLQAHPLAEGTVDEFLLRAPADLPAAEITRGVAHAGGSGTWIERADAHDLVDAPTRILGLATRTALDAAELPLALRQLLGRCTIRSLPAKAQGASGPPVDKPADGAPVEGALEGEGTVLRLQAPDGEVITVERPYLPFTPTEFARARALVELDTRLGPRIPRSQDVLTLAEGSSITVRRADTADVAAAKAMHERCSQRTLGMRYHGPVRDADRYLNHLLSPRFGRTLAVRTASGRIVGLGHLLWDGDETEIALLVEDDWQRRGIGSELLGRLVTMAVEAGCESVYAVTQASNTGMVAAMRGLGLPLDYQIEEGTLVITARLEVTPVSSRLPYDQPQGRAEQH, encoded by the coding sequence ATGAGTGCTGACATGCCTGATGTGACACGAACCAAACACGGCCGTCCCGTTCACCACTGGCGGCGGGATCTGGTGGAGCTCGCCGCCCTCTTCACGGCCGTGGCCGTGGCGGACGCGGTGGCGAACATGATCGGGCACGGCCCCGACGGCCCCGCCCTGCTCGTGATCTCGGCCGTGGCGCTGCTCGCCACGGTCGGGTTCCACACATGGTGGGCACGCCGCCACAACCATGCGCCCCCGACGGGGGACGATACCGGCGCCCGGCCGCTCACCGCCGGGCAGCAGACCGGGGCCGTGGAGCAGGCCGGGCCCATGGAGCGCGCCGGGGCCATCGCCACGGAGTCGTCCGCAGGGGCGACGGCCCTGTGGCGGATGCGCACCACGGTGCGGGACGAGCCGGGCTCGCTCGCTTCCCTGTGCACCGCCCTCGCCCACGGCAAGGTCGACATCCTGAGCCTCCAGGCGCACCCGCTGGCCGAAGGCACCGTCGACGAGTTCCTGCTGCGCGCCCCCGCCGACCTGCCCGCGGCCGAGATCACCCGGGGCGTCGCGCACGCGGGCGGCTCGGGCACCTGGATCGAGCGTGCGGACGCCCACGACCTGGTGGACGCCCCCACCCGCATCCTCGGACTCGCCACCCGCACCGCCCTGGACGCCGCCGAACTCCCCCTCGCACTGCGGCAGTTGCTGGGCCGCTGCACCATCCGATCGCTGCCCGCGAAGGCGCAGGGCGCGTCCGGGCCGCCGGTGGACAAGCCCGCCGACGGCGCACCCGTCGAGGGCGCCCTGGAAGGCGAAGGGACGGTGCTGCGGCTCCAGGCGCCGGACGGCGAAGTGATCACCGTGGAGCGGCCCTACCTGCCGTTCACGCCCACCGAGTTCGCCCGCGCGCGTGCCCTGGTCGAGCTCGACACCCGGCTCGGCCCGCGCATCCCGCGCAGCCAGGACGTACTGACCCTCGCCGAGGGCAGTTCCATCACCGTACGCCGGGCCGACACCGCCGACGTCGCCGCGGCCAAGGCCATGCACGAACGCTGCTCGCAGCGCACCCTCGGCATGCGCTACCACGGCCCCGTGCGGGACGCCGACCGCTACCTCAACCACCTGCTCAGCCCGCGGTTCGGCCGCACCCTGGCGGTGCGGACCGCGTCCGGTCGCATCGTCGGCCTCGGCCATCTGCTCTGGGACGGCGACGAGACCGAGATCGCGCTGCTCGTGGAGGACGACTGGCAGCGCCGCGGCATCGGCAGCGAGCTGCTCGGCCGCCTGGTGACGATGGCGGTCGAGGCGGGCTGCGAGAGCGTGTACGCGGTGACGCAGGCGTCCAACACGGGCATGGTCGCCGCGATGCGCGGCCTCGGGCTCCCCCTCGACTACCAGATCGAGGAGGGCACGCTGGTCATCACCGCGCGCCTCGAAGTCACGCCGGTGAGTTCGCGACTGCCGTACGACCAGCCGCAGGGGCGGGCGGAGCAGCACTGA
- a CDS encoding trans-sulfuration enzyme family protein: MDTNTEPRTGSGHPAARQASPAPRALATEAVHAGRDDLAGLGLHAAPIDLSTTYPSYDTRGEAARIDAFAADGALDDGPPVYARLANPTVARFETALARLEGTESAVAFASGMAALTAVLLVRGAAGLRHVVAVRPLYGCSDHLLTAGLLGSEVTWVDPAGIADAIRPDTGLVLVESPANPTLAELDLRAVAHACGTVPLLADNTFATPVLQRPAESGARLVLHSATKYLGGHGDVLGGVVACDEEFARQLRQVRFATGGVLHPLAGYLLLRGLSTLPVRVRAASANAAELARRLAADPRVSRVHYPRLGGAMVAFEVEGDPHAVTAGVRLITPAVSLGSVDTLIQHPASISHRVVDPADRRSSGVSDKLLRLSAGLEDIDDLWQDLDRALGPQPSGTRAATTAPRVSAAPPAPAAGRTAVANSPA; encoded by the coding sequence ATGGACACGAACACGGAACCCCGCACCGGATCCGGCCACCCGGCCGCCAGGCAGGCATCGCCCGCTCCGCGCGCCCTCGCTACCGAGGCCGTGCACGCCGGACGCGACGACCTCGCCGGACTCGGCCTGCACGCCGCGCCGATCGATCTGTCCACCACCTACCCGTCGTACGACACCCGTGGCGAGGCGGCGCGCATCGACGCCTTCGCCGCCGACGGCGCCCTGGACGATGGACCGCCCGTCTACGCCCGGCTCGCGAACCCGACCGTCGCCCGTTTCGAGACGGCTCTGGCCCGGCTCGAAGGGACGGAGAGCGCGGTCGCGTTCGCGAGCGGCATGGCGGCGCTGACCGCGGTCCTTCTCGTCCGGGGGGCGGCAGGCCTGCGCCATGTCGTCGCGGTCCGGCCGCTGTACGGCTGCAGCGACCACCTCCTCACGGCGGGGCTCCTCGGCTCCGAGGTGACCTGGGTCGACCCCGCGGGGATCGCGGACGCCATCCGGCCCGACACGGGTCTGGTCCTTGTCGAGTCGCCCGCCAACCCGACCCTCGCCGAACTCGATCTGCGCGCGGTGGCCCACGCCTGCGGCACGGTGCCACTCCTTGCCGACAACACCTTCGCCACGCCCGTCCTGCAACGGCCGGCCGAGAGCGGGGCGCGGCTCGTGCTGCACAGCGCCACCAAGTACCTGGGCGGCCACGGCGACGTCCTTGGGGGAGTGGTCGCGTGCGACGAGGAGTTCGCGCGGCAGCTGCGGCAGGTCCGGTTCGCCACCGGCGGGGTGCTGCATCCGCTCGCCGGTTATCTGTTGCTGCGGGGCCTTTCCACGCTGCCGGTGCGGGTGCGTGCCGCCTCCGCGAACGCGGCGGAGCTGGCGCGGCGCCTGGCCGCCGATCCGCGCGTGAGCCGCGTGCACTATCCGCGGCTCGGCGGCGCCATGGTCGCCTTCGAGGTCGAAGGCGACCCGCACGCGGTGACCGCCGGGGTGCGGTTGATCACCCCGGCGGTCAGCCTCGGCAGCGTCGACACGCTTATCCAGCATCCGGCGTCCATCAGCCACCGCGTCGTCGACCCGGCGGACCGGCGGTCGTCGGGCGTGAGCGACAAACTGCTGCGCCTCTCGGCCGGGCTCGAGGACATCGATGACCTGTGGCAGGACCTCGACCGCGCCCTCGGCCCTCAGCCTTCGGGCACCCGTGCGGCAACCACGGCTCCCCGGGTCAGTGCTGCTCCGCCCGCCCCTGCGGCTGGTCGTACGGCAGTCGCGAACTCACCGGCGTGA
- a CDS encoding winged helix-turn-helix transcriptional regulator, with protein MADSVVLDPVDLRILRLLQNDARITYRDLAAQVGVAPSTCLDRISRLRRSGVILGHQLRLDPGKLGRGLEALLSVQVRPHRRELVGPFVERIRALPESRSVFHLAGPDDYLVHVAVADTADLQRLVLDEFTARREVARVETRLIFQQWECGPLLPPGPGADDQGEASGQS; from the coding sequence GTGGCTGATTCTGTCGTACTGGACCCGGTGGATCTCCGCATACTGCGGCTGCTGCAGAACGATGCCCGGATCACCTACCGCGATCTCGCGGCCCAGGTCGGCGTCGCGCCGTCGACCTGCCTCGACCGTATCTCCCGGCTGCGCCGCTCCGGCGTGATCCTCGGACACCAGCTGCGCCTCGATCCGGGGAAGCTCGGGCGCGGCCTGGAGGCGCTGCTCTCCGTGCAGGTCAGGCCGCACCGGCGGGAGCTTGTCGGGCCGTTCGTGGAGCGGATCAGGGCGCTGCCGGAGTCCCGCTCCGTGTTTCATCTCGCGGGCCCCGACGACTATCTGGTGCACGTGGCGGTGGCCGATACGGCGGACCTCCAGCGGCTCGTCCTCGACGAGTTCACCGCGCGGCGTGAAGTGGCACGCGTGGAGACGCGGTTGATCTTCCAGCAGTGGGAGTGCGGTCCGCTCCTGCCGCCGGGGCCGGGAGCCGATGACCAAGGAGAGGCCTCCGGCCAATCGTGA
- a CDS encoding DUF885 domain-containing protein produces the protein MSATKIPSPNTSESGSPLPRQVADAYVDELIALDPINGTFLGVKASHSKLPDTSPAGQDAVAELARSTLARLDEAERAPGADSDAERRCARLLRERLTAELAVHDADEGLRAVGNLHTIPHAVREIFTVTPMETDEDWAAIAERLRAVPAAYEGYRASLELGLERELFAAPRPTAVFIEQLGEWAGPGGDEGRGWFEEFAAQGPDALRSELDAAARAATASVVALRDWMRDVYAPAIEGAPDTVGRERYARWSRYFNGTDLDLDEAYAYGWSEFHRLLGEMRAEAEKIVPGAATPWVALAHLDEHGTHIEGVEEVRVWLQELMDEAIEALDGTHFELAERVRKVESRIAPPGGAAAPYYTGPSEDFSRPGRTWLPTMGETRFPVYDLVSTWYHEGVPGHHLQLAQWAHVAESLSRYQATIGIVSANAEGWALYAERLMDELGFLKDAERRLGYLDAQMMRALRVIVDIGMHLELEIPADSPFHPGERWTPDLAQEFYDAHCSRPTDYVASEMTRYLSIPGQAIGYKLGERAWLLGRENAQRRLGDAFDAKAWHMAALSQGSLGLDDLVDELSAL, from the coding sequence ATGTCAGCCACGAAGATCCCGAGCCCGAACACGAGCGAGAGCGGGAGCCCGCTGCCTCGCCAGGTCGCCGACGCCTACGTCGACGAGCTCATCGCCCTCGACCCCATCAACGGCACGTTTCTCGGCGTCAAGGCCAGCCACAGCAAGCTCCCGGACACCTCCCCTGCGGGCCAGGACGCCGTCGCGGAACTTGCCCGCTCGACGCTCGCCCGCCTCGACGAGGCAGAGCGCGCGCCCGGCGCCGACAGCGACGCCGAACGCCGGTGCGCGCGGCTCCTGCGGGAGCGGCTCACCGCCGAACTCGCCGTGCACGACGCGGATGAGGGACTGCGCGCGGTCGGCAATCTGCATACGATTCCGCACGCGGTGCGCGAGATCTTCACCGTGACCCCGATGGAGACGGACGAGGACTGGGCGGCGATCGCCGAACGGCTGCGTGCCGTGCCGGCCGCGTACGAGGGATATCGCGCCTCTCTCGAACTCGGCCTGGAGCGCGAGCTGTTCGCGGCGCCGCGTCCCACGGCCGTGTTCATCGAGCAACTCGGCGAGTGGGCGGGACCTGGCGGCGACGAGGGCCGCGGCTGGTTCGAGGAGTTCGCCGCGCAGGGCCCGGACGCGCTCCGCTCCGAGCTCGACGCCGCGGCCCGCGCCGCCACCGCGTCGGTCGTGGCGCTGCGCGACTGGATGCGGGACGTGTACGCGCCCGCGATCGAGGGTGCCCCCGACACGGTGGGCCGCGAGCGCTACGCCCGCTGGTCGCGCTACTTCAACGGCACCGATCTGGACCTGGACGAGGCGTACGCGTACGGCTGGTCCGAATTCCACCGGCTGCTCGGCGAGATGCGCGCCGAGGCCGAGAAGATCGTGCCCGGCGCGGCCACCCCGTGGGTGGCGCTCGCCCACCTCGACGAGCACGGCACGCACATCGAGGGCGTGGAGGAGGTGCGGGTCTGGCTCCAGGAGCTGATGGACGAGGCGATCGAGGCGCTTGACGGTACGCACTTCGAACTCGCCGAGCGGGTACGGAAGGTGGAGTCCCGCATCGCCCCGCCGGGCGGCGCCGCGGCGCCGTACTACACGGGTCCGTCGGAGGACTTCTCGCGCCCCGGGCGGACGTGGCTGCCGACGATGGGCGAGACCCGCTTCCCCGTGTACGACCTGGTCTCCACCTGGTACCACGAGGGCGTGCCCGGCCATCACCTCCAGCTGGCGCAGTGGGCGCACGTCGCGGAGAGCCTCTCCCGCTACCAGGCGACCATCGGCATCGTCAGCGCCAACGCGGAAGGCTGGGCGCTGTACGCGGAGCGGCTCATGGACGAGCTCGGCTTCCTCAAGGACGCCGAGCGCAGGCTCGGTTATCTGGACGCCCAGATGATGCGGGCGCTGCGTGTCATCGTCGACATCGGCATGCACCTGGAGCTGGAGATCCCGGCGGACTCGCCCTTCCACCCGGGCGAGCGCTGGACACCTGACCTCGCGCAGGAGTTCTACGACGCGCACTGCAGCCGTCCCACGGATTACGTGGCGAGCGAGATGACCCGCTACCTCTCCATCCCGGGCCAGGCCATCGGCTACAAGCTGGGCGAGCGGGCCTGGCTCCTCGGCCGCGAGAACGCGCAGCGCCGGCTCGGGGACGCCTTCGACGCGAAGGCCTGGCACATGGCGGCGCTGTCGCAAGGGTCTCTGGGGCTCGACGATCTGGTGGACGAGTTGTCGGCCCTTTAA